From the Actinopolymorpha singaporensis genome, the window GCGGGCGTAGCGCGCGGCCTGGTCGCCCTCACTGTCGCCGTACGCCGCGAGGTCGTCCCGGCCGGACACGACGTTGACCAGCACGCGGCCACCGGTGAGGTGGTCCAGGGTCGCGGCGGCGGAGGCGAAGTTGGCCGGTCGCCAGTAACCGGGCCGGATCGCGATGAGGGGCCGGAAGGTCGTCGTCCGTGCGGCCAGGGCGGTGGCGACCGTGAAGGTGTCCGGCCGGCCCCAGCCGGTGCCGAGGAGCGCGCCGTGCCAGCCGTGGTCCTCGAGCGCTCGGGCGTGGCTGGTGAGGGTGTCCAGACTGTTGTGACCCGTAACCACGGCGTCACCACGGTGACCGGGCTGGACCTGGTTCGGGATGTACCAGAGGAACTCGGGGCTCATGCAGCAAACCATACCCAACAAGTAGGCATTGTCGGGATTGGTGGGCGACGCCCACGAAAGCGGCGGGCCGGGCGGTCGTCCCGCCCGGCCCGCCGAGTGCGCCGTACGTCAGCGCGCTGTACGTCAGTGCGCCGTACGTCAGCGCGCTGTACGTCAGTGCGCCGTACGTCAGTTGGTGGCGGTGATCCGGCCCTCGCCCCCGACCGGGTAGTCGGCCGCCCGGACCTTCCCCGACAGCCCCTCCTCGAGGTAGCCGCGCAGCGCGCCCTGGTAGGTCGTGCCGACCGGAGTGAAGTCCAGCCCCTTCAGCGGGTAGGCGTCCCCGCCGCGCGCGGAGAAGTCGTTCGTCGCCACCGGGATCGGCGCGCCGTCGACCACCTGGCCGTCGCGGACCAGGACCGTCCCGTCGTCGAGTACGACGTCGCGCACCCGCTCGCCCGGAGTGAGGATCTCCCCGGTCGACTCGTTCACCACCTGCGCCTGGCGGCTCACGTCGTAGCTGAACGCCAGCCCGGACACCTGGATGAACGCTCCCGCGGCCGACGGTGCGGCGGCGACCCCGCGTTCGAGGAGCTGCCGCAGCGTGTCCCGGGGCACCTCGGGTACGACCGCGACGAAGTTGGCGAACGGCGCGACGTCGTAGGTGTCCAGTGCGGTCACCGGACCGGCCGGGATCACCGCGTCGTTGCGCAGACCGCCGCCGTTCTGGATGCCGACCACCGGCGCGGGTACGCCGTACTCCGCGGCCTTCTGCGCGCCCGCCCACACCAGCGCGTCGGCCACCATGTCACCGAGGTTGGTCTCCTTGCTGCGGACGTCGCCCCGGACGCCGTTCAGCGGGACTTCGCTGTCGGCGACGACCGTCTCCCGCAGGGAGGCCAGGTGGCTCTCGACCGGAGCCTCGACGTTGGCGCGAGTCCAGGCGTCCTTGGCCACCGCGTCTGCTCCGACACCCGCCACCCGGACCGGGCGGCTCTGCTGATCGTCGGCGCCGAGCAGCCGGCCGGCGCGATCGAAGCGCAGGACGAGCTGCCCGACGTACTTGTAGTTGCCCGTCGTGGTGGCCACCGGCACCTGGCGGCCGTCGGCGTCGGTCGCCCACAACGGGTAGCCGCGTTCGGCCCGGTCGCCGGGGATCAGCGGGTCGCCCTGGTCGGCCAGGATCTCCCCGCCGCCGGCACCGAGTACGACGTCGATGTCACGCAGCTGCGGCACCAGCGCGAGTTCGTTGTCGATGTCCTGCAGGTGACTGACCAGGATGATCTTGTCGACTCCCTGCCGGGTGAGCGCGCTCGCCGCGTCGTTGGCGATCCGGGCCAGCTCGGTGCGCACCCGGACGTTGCGCGGGCTGGAGATGGTGGGCAGCTCCGGCGTGGTCAGCCCGATCACACCGATGCGTTCGCCGCGCTCGCGAACCACGGTGGTGGCGCGGATGACGCCCTGGCCGGCGTACTTCGCCAGCGCGGGTTCGCCGCTCACGTCCAGGTTGGCCGAGACGAAGGGGAACGAGCCGCCGGAGCCCGCCGTGCTCCGCACGCTGGCCACGAAGTCGGCGAACACGTCCGGCCCGAAGTCGAACTCGTGGTTTCCGATG encodes:
- a CDS encoding bifunctional metallophosphatase/5'-nucleotidase codes for the protein MTLGTSPGMSPGMSPGMSSSGTTRRRFPGRSSGRQPFRRTVALGAAGVLGLGAVAAGLVGTVGVRSAAADSGPRTDLTLTVLHTNDDESQLLGVDGDTDGDGTIEPDETRAYGGAARYTTLWEKLRRQAEAGRPAQGGNRAVVSISGGDNYLAGPEFSASIEHGVPFYDALALSRLGLDASAIGNHEFDFGPDVFADFVASVRSTAGSGGSFPFVSANLDVSGEPALAKYAGQGVIRATTVVRERGERIGVIGLTTPELPTISSPRNVRVRTELARIANDAASALTRQGVDKIILVSHLQDIDNELALVPQLRDIDVVLGAGGGEILADQGDPLIPGDRAERGYPLWATDADGRQVPVATTTGNYKYVGQLVLRFDRAGRLLGADDQQSRPVRVAGVGADAVAKDAWTRANVEAPVESHLASLRETVVADSEVPLNGVRGDVRSKETNLGDMVADALVWAGAQKAAEYGVPAPVVGIQNGGGLRNDAVIPAGPVTALDTYDVAPFANFVAVVPEVPRDTLRQLLERGVAAAPSAAGAFIQVSGLAFSYDVSRQAQVVNESTGEILTPGERVRDVVLDDGTVLVRDGQVVDGAPIPVATNDFSARGGDAYPLKGLDFTPVGTTYQGALRGYLEEGLSGKVRAADYPVGGEGRITATN